A DNA window from Brassica napus cultivar Da-Ae unplaced genomic scaffold, Da-Ae ScsIHWf_2401;HRSCAF=3103, whole genome shotgun sequence contains the following coding sequences:
- the LOC125600838 gene encoding glutathione S-transferase T3-like, which yields MVRRKWTPGDDEVLISVWLNTSKDAVVGNEQKLRTFWKRVDEYFATTLHENIENVHCKQRWHRIKDQTNKFCSAFAVAERQITSGQSDNDVLKVAHEIFYSEQGYKFTLEHAWCVLRYEQKWISLNTPKTAGSKRKSGEVSSQPSSAHVGEVSSQSSMRPEGIKAAKASMNGSKGKAIEDYKSILKLKMEDLARKEKLSKLAILDTLLAKKDPLSESEETVKNKLFCLVFYVLVMGLDYSYTQPSDSEDYGLGNSAAVETAPHK from the exons ATGGTGAGAAGGAAATGGACGCCGGGTGATGACGAGGTTCTGATTAGTGTGTGGCTAAACACATCAAAGGACGCTGTTGTCGGAAATGAACAGAAGTTAAGGACCTTCTGGAAACGCGTAGATGAATACTTTGCAACAACTCTTCATGAGAACATAGAGAATGTTCattgtaagcagaggtggcacAGAATCAAAGATCAGACGAACAAGTTCTGTTCCGCATTCGCAGTTGCAGAGAGACAAATAACCAGCGGTCAGAGTGACAATGATGTTCTAAAGGTGGCTCATGAAATCTTCTACTCTGAACAAGGATACAAGTTTACCCTCGAGCATGCGTGGTGTGTCCTGCGATATGAACAAAAGTGGATAAGCCTGAACACCCCTAAGACGGCCGGTTCAAAGAGAAAGAGTGGTGAGGTCAGTTCCCAACCTTCAAGCGCACATGTCGGTGAGGTCAGTTCCCAATCTTCAATGCGTCCTGAAGGTATCAAGGCTGCGAAAGCAAGCATGAATGGTAGTAAAGGAAAGGCTATTGAGGACTATAAGAGCATTTTGAAGCTCAAGATGGAAGATTTAGCGAGGAAGGAGAAACTGTCGAAGCTAGCGATATTAGACACTCTCCTTGCTAAGAAGGATCCACTAAGTGAGAGTGAAGAAACAGTCAAGAACAAGCT TTTCTGTCTTGTGTTCTATGTTCTT GTCATGGGATTGGATTATAGCTACACGCAGCCGTCTGATTCGGAGGATTATGGTTTAGGGAACTCAGCAGCAGTGGAAACAGCTCCACATAAATGA
- the LOC125574887 gene encoding uncharacterized protein LOC125574887 isoform X1 codes for MASKDPNREQPPPLSIEIKATQDQFFETEEHPTNAKDCLGFYRGIAPGVTGSLATGATYFGVIESTKKWIEESHPNLGGHLVHFIAGAIDKIQVLSKTAQGKKVTKIAEGI; via the exons ATGGCGAGCAAGGATCCGAATCGCGAGCAACCTCCTCCTCTGAGTATCGAAATCAAAGCCACTCAGGATCAATTCTTCG AGACAGAAGAGCATCCCACAAATGCTAAGGACTGTTTGG GCTTTTATAGGGGAATTGCTCCTGGAGTCACTGGATCTCTAGCCACTGGAGCAACTTACTTTGGTGTTATTGAGTCCACAAAGAAATGGATTGAAGAGTCTCATCCCAACTTAGGCGGGCACTTGGTACACTTTATTGCAGGAGCTATTG ATAAGATTCAGGTTTTGAGCAAAACCGCACAAGGGAAAAAGGTTACAAAAATTGCTGAAGGCATATGA
- the LOC125574887 gene encoding uncharacterized protein LOC125574887 isoform X2, with amino-acid sequence MASKDPNREQPPPLSIEIKATQDQFFGFYRGIAPGVTGSLATGATYFGVIESTKKWIEESHPNLGGHLVHFIAGAIDKIQVLSKTAQGKKVTKIAEGI; translated from the exons ATGGCGAGCAAGGATCCGAATCGCGAGCAACCTCCTCCTCTGAGTATCGAAATCAAAGCCACTCAGGATCAATTCTTCG GCTTTTATAGGGGAATTGCTCCTGGAGTCACTGGATCTCTAGCCACTGGAGCAACTTACTTTGGTGTTATTGAGTCCACAAAGAAATGGATTGAAGAGTCTCATCCCAACTTAGGCGGGCACTTGGTACACTTTATTGCAGGAGCTATTG ATAAGATTCAGGTTTTGAGCAAAACCGCACAAGGGAAAAAGGTTACAAAAATTGCTGAAGGCATATGA